From Micromonospora rhizosphaerae, the proteins below share one genomic window:
- a CDS encoding phosphotransferase, which yields MMAKAIAGVDDRLAGWVADDFGLTLASAVPVGYGADAAAELWRATTMDGGDYAVKLSGGGTAAGLVVTAELARQGLPGVVAPLATRDGQVCGVREGRRLSVVPWASDERAIAGGMRSAHWRAYGEVLAATHGVTVTDELAALPREDHTHAAIGAATREMDRRLRTVGGSADRWTRDVAVRWREAADDVATLLDRVDRLGAELRDRPADLVVCHGDPHLGNLLLGPEGRVWLIDWDDAVLAPRERDLMFVVGGVLAFAPVTAAQQAAFFEGYGSMELEPLRLAYHLGVRALDDISSWAGDVADADRPEADRVRALRIVEGLLSPVGLITLARQALRDLGRWEA from the coding sequence ATGATGGCAAAGGCAATCGCCGGGGTGGACGACCGGCTTGCCGGGTGGGTTGCGGACGACTTCGGCCTGACGCTCGCCTCCGCCGTGCCGGTGGGGTACGGCGCGGACGCCGCGGCGGAGCTGTGGCGGGCGACCACCATGGACGGTGGGGACTACGCGGTCAAGCTGAGCGGCGGCGGCACCGCGGCGGGGCTGGTGGTGACGGCCGAGCTCGCCCGGCAGGGCCTGCCGGGCGTCGTCGCGCCGCTGGCCACCCGGGACGGGCAGGTGTGCGGCGTCCGCGAGGGACGGCGGCTCTCGGTGGTGCCGTGGGCCTCGGACGAGCGGGCCATCGCCGGTGGCATGCGCTCCGCGCACTGGCGCGCGTACGGCGAGGTGCTGGCCGCGACGCACGGGGTGACCGTGACCGACGAGCTGGCCGCGCTGCCCCGCGAGGACCATACCCACGCGGCGATCGGCGCGGCGACCCGGGAGATGGACCGCCGGCTGCGGACCGTGGGGGGGTCGGCCGACCGGTGGACCCGGGACGTTGCGGTCCGCTGGCGGGAGGCGGCCGACGACGTGGCGACGCTGCTCGACCGCGTGGACCGGCTCGGCGCGGAGCTGCGGGACCGGCCGGCGGACCTGGTGGTCTGCCACGGCGACCCCCACCTGGGCAATCTGCTGCTCGGCCCCGAGGGGCGGGTCTGGCTGATCGACTGGGACGACGCGGTGCTCGCCCCCCGCGAACGGGACCTGATGTTCGTGGTCGGCGGCGTGCTGGCGTTCGCGCCGGTGACGGCGGCGCAGCAGGCCGCCTTCTTCGAGGGGTACGGCTCGATGGAGCTCGAGCCGCTCCGGCTCGCCTACCACCTCGGGGTCCGGGCGTTGGACGACATCTCGAGCTGGGCCGGTGACGTGGCGGATGCCGACCGGCCCGAGGCCGATCGGGTACGCGCGCTGCGGATCGTGGAGGGTCTGCTGTCGCCGGTGGGGCTGATCACCCTGGCCCGCCAGGCGTTGCGGGATCTGGGCCGCTGGGAGGCCTGA
- a CDS encoding DUF397 domain-containing protein, producing MQEPQNGVPTSQLPPLRWQKSRRSNPSGNCVELAELPDGAGIAMRNSRHPEGPALIYTVDEIAAFVLGARDGDFDHLITRPAARRRD from the coding sequence ATGCAGGAGCCTCAGAACGGCGTACCCACCAGTCAGCTGCCGCCGCTGCGGTGGCAGAAGAGCCGCCGGAGCAATCCGAGCGGGAACTGCGTCGAGTTGGCCGAACTCCCCGACGGCGCCGGGATCGCCATGCGCAACTCCCGGCACCCGGAGGGCCCGGCGCTCATCTACACAGTGGACGAGATCGCCGCCTTCGTGCTCGGCGCCCGCGACGGCGACTTCGACCACCTGATAACGAGACCCGCGGCACGCCGACGGGACTGA
- a CDS encoding GGDEF domain-containing protein, with amino-acid sequence MPDPMTIASGISAAGAVVSAWQLRRRALRAEAEIELLQAELAAERHAASHDALTGLPNRRAFYRLAAALLTDAAGKPLIAVVLDLDDFKQVNDRFGHAAGDQVLISVAQRLAAFAGDNLVARLGGDEFAGLLASPTVDRRWIEHATRRLCEDLAAPIPLGTRTVRVTASVGLAPVHGPTQLAEALCRADAAMYQAKTVGAARATRQLVDTVHLAEC; translated from the coding sequence GTGCCGGATCCGATGACCATCGCGTCCGGTATCTCCGCCGCCGGTGCCGTCGTCTCCGCCTGGCAGTTGCGCCGCCGGGCGTTGCGCGCCGAGGCCGAGATCGAGCTGCTGCAGGCCGAACTGGCAGCCGAGCGGCACGCGGCCAGCCACGATGCGCTGACCGGGCTGCCCAACCGGCGGGCCTTCTACCGGCTCGCCGCGGCCCTGCTGACCGACGCCGCCGGCAAACCGCTGATCGCCGTGGTACTCGACCTCGACGATTTCAAGCAGGTCAACGACCGCTTCGGCCACGCGGCCGGTGACCAGGTGCTGATCAGCGTGGCCCAGCGGCTGGCCGCCTTCGCTGGGGACAACCTCGTCGCCCGACTCGGCGGCGACGAGTTCGCCGGGCTGCTGGCCAGCCCGACGGTGGACCGGCGGTGGATCGAGCACGCCACCCGGCGACTCTGCGAGGACCTCGCCGCGCCGATCCCGCTCGGCACCCGCACCGTGCGGGTCACCGCGTCCGTCGGGCTCGCCCCGGTCCACGGGCCGACCCAGCTCGCCGAGGCGCTCTGCCGGGCCGACGCGGCCATGTACCAGGCGAAGACCGTGGGCGCCGCCCGTGCCACCCGTCAGCTTGTGGACACCGTGCACCTGGCCGAGTGCTGA
- a CDS encoding helix-turn-helix domain-containing protein yields MLLGAQLRRLREGAGVTREGAGWEIRSSESKISRMELGRVGFKERDVADLLTLYGVTATDERAALLKLARDGNSPGWWHRYGDVLPSWFQSYLGLEAAAALIRTYEVQFVPGLLQTRGYARAVILLGHRNAAAAEIDRRVDLRMERQELLRRSEPPHLWVVVDEAALRRPIGGPEVMRGQLTALIEATKSPHVRLQVVPFTAGGHAAAGGAFSILRFGDQDLPDIVYIEQLTSAIYLDKREDLDHYALAMEQLCVEAEPPERTPEILGRILDELPRR; encoded by the coding sequence ATGCTGCTGGGGGCCCAGCTACGCCGGCTCCGCGAGGGCGCCGGGGTGACCCGGGAGGGCGCCGGCTGGGAGATCAGGTCCTCCGAGTCGAAGATAAGCCGGATGGAGCTGGGCCGGGTCGGCTTCAAGGAACGCGACGTGGCCGACCTGCTCACCCTCTACGGCGTCACCGCCACCGACGAGCGGGCGGCGCTGCTCAAGCTCGCCCGCGACGGGAACAGCCCGGGCTGGTGGCACCGCTACGGTGACGTACTGCCCAGTTGGTTCCAGTCCTACCTCGGTCTGGAGGCCGCCGCCGCGCTGATCCGGACGTACGAGGTCCAGTTCGTGCCCGGCCTGCTGCAGACCCGGGGGTACGCCCGCGCGGTGATCCTGCTCGGCCACCGCAACGCCGCCGCGGCGGAGATCGACCGGCGGGTGGATCTGCGGATGGAGCGCCAGGAGTTGCTGCGCCGGTCGGAGCCGCCACACCTCTGGGTGGTCGTCGACGAGGCCGCCCTGCGCCGTCCGATCGGCGGTCCGGAGGTGATGCGGGGGCAGTTGACGGCGCTGATCGAGGCGACGAAGTCGCCGCACGTCCGGTTGCAGGTCGTTCCCTTCACCGCCGGCGGGCACGCCGCCGCCGGTGGCGCCTTCAGCATCCTGCGCTTCGGCGATCAGGACCTGCCGGACATCGTCTACATCGAGCAATTGACCAGCGCGATCTACCTGGACAAGCGGGAGGATCTCGACCACTACGCGCTGGCCATGGAGCAGCTGTGCGTGGAGGCGGAGCCGCCCGAGCGGACGCCGGAGATCCTCGGCCGGATCCTGGACGAGCTCCCCCGACGCTGA
- a CDS encoding serine/threonine-protein kinase, translating into MSPFTPTLRLHDRYVLRERIGLGGMSEVWRADDEVLHRPVAVKALATQLAADPQLRATIQREARAAARLTHPHVTQVYDYGEATLPDGSVVPYLVMELVAGRNLADRLAGGPLAWPEAVRVAGQVAAALAAAHRIGVVHRDIKPGNVMLTETGAKVLDFGIAALAGPRLAGQTGELMMGTPAYFAPERMTPGPPNPASDIYALGALLYRTLTGQAPLPVETWQDVLDVHNRHIPVPPLRVPGLPADIAQLTLACLASDPARRPAAAQLASRLGAGQPADPPTAILPAATRPEHPPTLIDRAAAPVRPAPPRPPARSNRLLGALVAAGVALLLGLVGMLALGDGPGDRPAADRTTAAPVEEPSVESSASPEPATSEPTTSRPAPVTLRQLAAEFTAVLDEAEAANRDIDPKTADDLREKAAELDRGKPRDRVKRVAELRERVAEAADDGKIDTETATQLQDLLSAYVPIRGGNEDEG; encoded by the coding sequence ATGTCGCCGTTCACCCCCACACTGCGGCTGCACGATCGGTACGTCCTGCGCGAGCGCATCGGCCTCGGCGGGATGTCCGAGGTGTGGCGCGCCGACGACGAGGTGCTGCACCGCCCCGTCGCGGTCAAGGCCCTCGCCACGCAGCTTGCCGCCGATCCGCAGCTGCGCGCCACCATCCAGCGCGAGGCCCGCGCCGCCGCCCGGCTCACCCACCCGCACGTCACCCAGGTGTACGACTACGGCGAGGCGACCCTGCCCGACGGCTCGGTCGTGCCGTACCTGGTGATGGAGCTGGTGGCTGGGCGGAACCTGGCCGACCGACTGGCCGGTGGCCCGCTCGCCTGGCCGGAGGCCGTCCGGGTGGCCGGCCAGGTCGCCGCCGCGCTGGCCGCCGCGCATCGGATCGGTGTGGTGCACCGGGACATCAAGCCGGGCAACGTGATGCTCACCGAGACCGGCGCCAAGGTGCTGGACTTCGGCATCGCCGCGCTGGCCGGGCCGCGTCTCGCCGGCCAGACCGGCGAGCTGATGATGGGTACGCCCGCCTACTTCGCCCCGGAGCGGATGACGCCCGGCCCGCCGAACCCGGCCAGCGACATCTACGCCCTCGGCGCGCTGCTCTACCGCACCCTCACCGGCCAGGCCCCGCTGCCGGTGGAGACCTGGCAGGACGTGCTCGACGTGCACAACCGGCACATCCCGGTGCCGCCGCTGCGCGTACCCGGGCTGCCCGCTGACATCGCCCAGCTCACCCTGGCCTGCCTCGCGTCCGATCCGGCCCGCCGGCCCGCCGCCGCCCAACTCGCCAGCCGGCTCGGCGCCGGCCAGCCGGCCGACCCGCCGACCGCCATCCTGCCGGCGGCCACCCGGCCGGAGCACCCGCCCACCCTGATCGACCGTGCGGCGGCCCCCGTCCGCCCGGCGCCGCCGCGCCCGCCCGCCCGGTCGAACCGGCTGCTCGGGGCGCTGGTCGCGGCCGGTGTGGCGCTGCTGCTCGGGCTGGTCGGGATGCTGGCGCTCGGCGATGGCCCCGGGGACCGCCCGGCGGCCGACCGCACGACCGCCGCCCCGGTCGAGGAACCCAGCGTGGAGTCCTCCGCCTCGCCCGAGCCGGCCACGTCCGAGCCGACCACCAGCCGGCCGGCGCCGGTCACCCTGCGCCAGCTCGCCGCCGAGTTCACCGCCGTGCTCGACGAAGCGGAGGCGGCGAACCGCGATATCGACCCGAAGACCGCCGACGACCTGCGCGAGAAGGCCGCCGAGCTGGACCGCGGCAAGCCCAGGGACCGCGTCAAGCGGGTCGCCGAGCTGCGCGAACGCGTGGCCGAGGCGGCGGACGACGGGAAGATCGACACCGAGACTGCGACCCAGCTCCAGGACCTGCTCAGCGCGTACGTGCCGATCCGCGGCGGGAACGAGGACGAGGGCTGA
- a CDS encoding LacI family DNA-binding transcriptional regulator, with translation MKPTLQAVADAVGVSRSTVSNAYSRPDQLSAALRKKILDAAQQLGYPGPNPTARSLRRGFVGAIGVLFTSQLSYAFTDPFAVRFLAGVSEGAERHGTSLLLVPLPVDRAEVRRAVENASVDGFCVYCVGDEDWVLDAIRDRGLPVVTTAPREDGGPGDRYVGIDERAAARSVADHVAALGHRRVALLGDTVLPDAPPGPLRLSAPGDAPHPTTRGRLTGFADAFAAVGVDWSAITLINAAGNSRPAGSAAIAAALTGNDPPTAVLACSDVLALGVLDALAEPGRQVVHPVSVTGFDDIADAAAAGLTTVRQPAEEKGRIAAELLLEPPADPAAGHVLLRTDLVVRTSTRPVPRS, from the coding sequence ATGAAGCCGACGTTGCAGGCCGTCGCTGACGCGGTGGGCGTCTCGCGCAGCACCGTCTCCAACGCCTACAGCCGCCCGGACCAGCTCTCGGCCGCACTGCGGAAGAAGATCCTCGACGCCGCCCAGCAGCTCGGCTACCCGGGACCCAACCCGACCGCCCGCTCGCTGCGCCGCGGCTTCGTCGGCGCGATCGGGGTGCTTTTCACCTCTCAGCTGTCGTACGCCTTCACCGACCCCTTCGCGGTGCGCTTCCTGGCCGGCGTCAGCGAGGGGGCCGAGCGGCACGGCACGAGCCTGCTGCTCGTCCCGCTGCCCGTCGACCGCGCCGAGGTGCGGCGGGCGGTGGAAAACGCCTCCGTCGACGGCTTCTGCGTCTACTGCGTCGGCGACGAGGACTGGGTTCTGGACGCCATCCGGGACCGTGGGCTGCCCGTCGTCACCACCGCCCCGCGGGAGGACGGCGGCCCGGGGGACCGCTACGTCGGCATCGACGAACGCGCCGCCGCCCGCTCCGTCGCCGACCATGTCGCCGCCCTCGGCCACCGGCGGGTGGCCCTTCTCGGCGACACCGTGCTGCCCGACGCACCGCCCGGGCCGCTGCGGCTGTCCGCCCCCGGCGACGCCCCCCACCCCACCACGCGCGGTCGGCTCACCGGCTTCGCCGACGCGTTCGCCGCGGTCGGCGTCGACTGGTCCGCGATCACCCTGATCAATGCCGCCGGCAACAGCCGCCCGGCCGGTTCCGCCGCGATCGCCGCCGCGTTGACCGGCAACGACCCGCCGACCGCCGTTCTGGCCTGCTCGGACGTCCTCGCCCTGGGCGTCCTCGACGCGCTCGCCGAGCCCGGCCGGCAGGTCGTGCATCCCGTGTCGGTCACCGGCTTCGACGACATCGCCGACGCCGCCGCGGCCGGGCTCACCACCGTCCGGCAGCCGGCCGAGGAGAAGGGCCGGATCGCCGCCGAACTCCTGCTCGAGCCCCCGGCCGATCCCGCCGCCGGGCACGTCCTGCTCCGCACCGATCTCGTCGTCCGGACCTCCACCCGCCCCGTTCCCAGGAGCTGA